The proteins below come from a single Pseudarthrobacter sp. SSS035 genomic window:
- a CDS encoding type IIA DNA topoisomerase subunit B has translation MAPSSDYTARHLSVLEGLEAVRKRPGMYIGSTDSRGLMHCLWEIIDNSVDEALAGFGHDIKIILHADNSVEIHDDGRGIPVDMEPKTGLTGVEVVFTKLHAGGKFGGGSYTASGGLHGVGASVVNALSARLDVEVDRGSKTYKMSFRRGEPGRFKDQGSKLDPSAVFAPFVDGSVLDVVGKAKRGVTGTRIRYWADRQIFTPDAKFSYDELAARARQTSFLVPGLKLTVRDERRLPGTPGEAAGHEEVFHHDGGLSEFVEFLAADPAVTDVWRLHGSGKFKETVPVLDERGHSQLAEVERDCEVDVALRWGIGYDSTVRSFVNIIATPKGGTHQSGFEQALVKTFRKAVEANARKLKAGNDKIEKDDIFAGLTAVLTVRLAEPQFEGQTKEILGTSAVRAIVSKVVEQEITAKLNSANRNDKAHSALLLEKIVSEMKSRISARVHKETQRRKNALETSSMPTKLADCRTDDVDRSELFIVEGDSALGTAKLARSSDFQALLPIRGKILNVQKASVGDMLSNTECAALIQVVGAGSGRSFDINAARYGKVILMTDADVDGAHIRTLLLTLFFRYMRPMIDAGRVYAAVPPLHRVEVINAGQKANDMIYTYSEAELHVLLARLAKEGKRYKEPIQRYKGLGEMDAGQLAETTMDPRHRTLRKVGIENAKHAEDTFDLLMGSDVAPRKDFIIAGASSLDRERIDA, from the coding sequence GTGGCACCAAGTTCTGATTACACCGCCCGGCACCTTTCTGTCCTGGAGGGCCTCGAGGCCGTCCGCAAGCGCCCCGGCATGTACATCGGTTCCACCGATTCGCGCGGGCTGATGCACTGCTTGTGGGAGATCATCGACAACTCGGTGGACGAAGCGCTTGCCGGATTTGGCCACGACATCAAGATCATCCTGCACGCGGACAACTCGGTGGAAATCCACGACGACGGCCGCGGCATCCCCGTGGACATGGAACCCAAGACGGGACTCACCGGCGTCGAGGTGGTCTTCACCAAGCTCCATGCGGGCGGCAAATTCGGCGGCGGGTCCTACACGGCCTCCGGCGGCCTGCACGGCGTGGGCGCCTCCGTGGTGAACGCCCTGTCTGCGCGCCTGGACGTTGAAGTGGACCGCGGCAGCAAGACCTACAAAATGTCGTTCCGGCGCGGCGAGCCTGGGCGCTTCAAGGACCAGGGATCCAAGCTGGACCCGTCGGCGGTGTTTGCGCCGTTTGTGGACGGCTCGGTGCTCGATGTGGTGGGCAAGGCGAAGCGTGGTGTGACCGGGACCCGGATCCGCTACTGGGCGGACCGCCAGATTTTCACGCCGGACGCCAAATTCTCCTACGACGAACTGGCCGCACGGGCACGACAGACCTCTTTCCTGGTACCGGGACTCAAGCTCACCGTCCGCGATGAGCGCAGGCTGCCCGGAACCCCCGGTGAGGCAGCCGGCCACGAAGAGGTGTTCCACCACGACGGCGGCCTGTCCGAGTTCGTCGAGTTCCTCGCCGCCGATCCCGCCGTCACCGACGTCTGGCGGCTGCACGGCTCGGGAAAATTCAAGGAAACCGTGCCGGTACTCGACGAACGCGGCCACAGCCAGCTCGCCGAGGTTGAACGTGACTGCGAAGTGGACGTGGCTCTCCGGTGGGGCATCGGCTATGACAGCACCGTCCGCAGCTTCGTCAACATCATCGCCACGCCCAAAGGCGGAACCCACCAGTCGGGCTTCGAGCAGGCGCTGGTCAAGACGTTCCGGAAAGCAGTGGAGGCCAACGCCCGCAAGCTGAAAGCCGGCAACGACAAGATCGAGAAGGATGACATCTTCGCCGGCCTGACAGCTGTCCTGACGGTCCGGCTGGCCGAACCGCAGTTCGAAGGCCAGACGAAGGAAATCCTGGGCACCTCCGCCGTCCGCGCCATCGTCTCGAAGGTGGTGGAGCAGGAGATCACCGCGAAGCTGAATTCAGCCAACCGGAACGACAAAGCCCACTCCGCGCTGCTCCTGGAAAAGATCGTCAGCGAGATGAAGTCCAGGATTTCCGCTCGCGTGCACAAGGAAACCCAGCGGCGCAAGAATGCTCTGGAAACCTCGTCCATGCCTACCAAGCTTGCCGACTGCCGGACGGACGACGTCGACCGTTCCGAACTCTTCATCGTGGAAGGCGACTCCGCACTGGGAACCGCCAAGCTGGCGCGGTCCTCGGACTTCCAGGCACTGCTGCCCATCCGCGGCAAGATCCTGAACGTGCAGAAGGCGTCCGTGGGGGACATGCTGTCCAACACGGAGTGCGCCGCGCTGATCCAGGTAGTGGGCGCGGGATCCGGACGCAGCTTCGACATCAACGCGGCCCGGTACGGCAAAGTCATTCTCATGACCGACGCCGACGTCGACGGCGCCCACATCCGGACCCTGCTGCTGACACTCTTCTTCCGGTACATGCGCCCTATGATCGACGCCGGACGGGTCTATGCTGCCGTGCCGCCGCTGCACCGGGTGGAGGTCATCAACGCCGGGCAGAAAGCCAACGACATGATCTACACCTACTCGGAGGCGGAACTCCATGTGCTCCTGGCCCGGCTGGCCAAGGAAGGCAAGCGCTACAAGGAACCGATCCAGCGGTACAAGGGCCTGGGCGAGATGGACGCCGGACAGCTTGCCGAGACCACCATGGACCCGCGGCACCGGACACTGCGCAAGGTGGGGATCGAGAACGCCAAGCACGCGGAGGACACGTTCGACCTGCTGATGGGGTCCGATGTTGCCCCCCGCAAGGACTTCATCATCGCCGGCGCCTCCAGCCTGGACCGGGAGCGGATCGACGCCTGA